A single genomic interval of Thermodesulfovibrionales bacterium harbors:
- a CDS encoding DUF4079 family protein, whose product MIVYLKLLHGLYNILIFLFFLYQGWLGFIIRRRRRKDMPPDFTSVKRHRKSGPLLVVLGCLGYLAGLVLVLADSGHIVKYPLHFTGGSLLAILLVGTHFTSRKIKGPDSPFRNSHAIIGVMILSLSLSQIFLGVRILF is encoded by the coding sequence ATGATCGTTTATCTGAAACTTCTCCACGGCCTGTACAACATTCTCATCTTCTTGTTTTTTCTCTACCAAGGCTGGCTCGGGTTCATAATCAGAAGGAGAAGGCGGAAGGATATGCCCCCTGATTTCACGTCGGTCAAGAGGCATAGGAAGTCGGGGCCCCTCCTCGTCGTACTCGGGTGCCTCGGATACCTTGCCGGTCTCGTTCTCGTTCTCGCGGACTCCGGCCATATCGTGAAATATCCCCTCCATTTCACCGGGGGTTCTCTTCTGGCGATTCTCCTTGTTGGAACACACTTCACGTCGAGAAAGATAAAGGGTCCGGATTCGCCGTTCAGAAACTCCCATGCCATAATCGGCGTCATGATCCTCTCCCTCTCCCTTTCCCAGATCTTTCTTGGGGTGAGGATACTCTTTTGA